Proteins from a genomic interval of Geoalkalibacter sp.:
- a CDS encoding uracil-DNA glycosylase family protein codes for MTLWQLTQDLATQLDRLVFQAPITHVYNPLRYAAEPHRDYLERYGQGPKQAVFLGMNPGPWGMAQTGVPFGEVTLVRDWLGIEKPVGKPRPEHPKKPVAGFACRRSEVSGRRLWGFFREVFGSPDTFFQRFFVLNYCPLLFLDEGGRNRTPDQLSPAEREPLIAACDDTLRRMVEVLGCSRVIGVGGFAEERARQALVGMEIAVGRILHPSPASPAANRDWPGQARAQLEAQGVELNMAPTAG; via the coding sequence ATGACCCTTTGGCAACTGACGCAGGATCTGGCGACTCAGCTTGATCGCCTCGTTTTTCAGGCACCGATCACTCACGTCTACAACCCGCTGCGTTATGCCGCCGAGCCCCATCGCGACTATCTTGAGCGCTATGGCCAAGGGCCCAAGCAGGCGGTGTTTCTCGGCATGAATCCCGGTCCCTGGGGCATGGCGCAGACCGGCGTGCCCTTTGGCGAGGTGACTCTGGTGCGCGATTGGCTGGGCATCGAAAAACCCGTGGGCAAGCCGCGCCCGGAGCATCCGAAAAAACCCGTGGCCGGGTTTGCCTGCCGGCGTAGCGAGGTGAGCGGGCGCAGGCTGTGGGGATTTTTCCGCGAGGTTTTCGGTTCTCCGGATACTTTTTTTCAGCGGTTTTTCGTTCTCAACTACTGCCCGCTGCTGTTTCTTGATGAAGGCGGGCGCAACCGCACCCCCGACCAGCTTTCGCCGGCCGAGCGCGAACCGCTCATTGCCGCCTGCGATGACACCCTGCGCCGAATGGTCGAGGTTCTGGGCTGCTCCCGGGTGATCGGCGTCGGTGGTTTTGCCGAGGAACGCGCCCGACAAGCCCTCGTCGGCATGGAGATCGCCGTGGGTCGCATCCTGCACCCCAGTCCCGCCAGTCCCGCCGCCAACCGCGACTGGCCGGGACAGGCGCGCGCTCAGTTGGAGGCCCAGGGGGTCGAGCTCAATATGGCGCCGACGGCGGGGTGA
- a CDS encoding ferritin family protein, with protein sequence MSPSKAKACYTYEAALEKAVKMENDGFRNYLEAMRKLKNKQARMILKDAALDELEHKHALERALVEGTIEGGHSMDRPVPTMDLDYVLQQQELSPDADARQALAFAIHLEKNAIDFYQRMMQGCEGAPMAKLFEKLLNDETRHLQELEDMYERHFLAEN encoded by the coding sequence ATGAGTCCGAGCAAAGCCAAGGCCTGTTATACCTATGAAGCCGCCCTGGAAAAGGCGGTCAAAATGGAAAACGACGGCTTCCGCAATTACCTGGAAGCCATGCGCAAGCTCAAGAACAAGCAGGCGCGCATGATACTCAAGGATGCCGCCCTCGACGAACTCGAGCACAAGCACGCCCTGGAGCGCGCCCTGGTCGAAGGCACCATCGAAGGCGGCCACTCCATGGATCGTCCGGTGCCGACCATGGACCTCGACTATGTGCTCCAGCAGCAGGAGCTCAGCCCCGATGCCGATGCCCGGCAGGCGCTCGCCTTTGCCATCCATCTGGAAAAGAACGCCATCGATTTTTATCAGCGGATGATGCAAGGCTGCGAGGGTGCGCCCATGGCCAAGCTCTTCGAAAAGCTGCTCAATGATGAAACCCGCCACCTGCAGGAGCTCGAGGACATGTACGAGCGCCACTTCCTGGCGGAAAACTAA